Proteins co-encoded in one Sphingopyxis sp. BE259 genomic window:
- a CDS encoding pyridoxal phosphate-dependent class II aminotransferase translates to MSVPWMWHGGGLVAAQRHFGSSDWIDLSTGINPHPWPSAANMAFDWRRLPDSEALAALEAAAASCFGVDPRHICAVPGSEIGLRLVGTLVGGAAQHVVPAYRTHGAMIAGSTATLFDAVGDGDTLIIANPNNPDGRVIRHAAMQVLLRGRGDGWLLVDEAFADADPVASMASLVSDMQRLIVFRSFGKFFGLAGVRLGFVIAPLAIIAALRERLGAWPLSAAAIAIGFDAYTDQDWIAATRERLPHDAATLDATLGRHGYRPIGACPLFRLIEADDAHVLFERLARRAILTRPFANQPRWLRIGLPADADALARLDAALADG, encoded by the coding sequence ATGAGCGTCCCATGGATGTGGCACGGCGGCGGGCTGGTCGCGGCGCAGCGCCATTTCGGCAGCAGCGACTGGATCGACCTGTCGACCGGGATCAACCCGCATCCCTGGCCGAGCGCCGCCAACATGGCGTTCGACTGGCGGCGGCTGCCCGACTCCGAAGCGTTAGCGGCACTCGAAGCCGCCGCCGCGTCCTGTTTCGGTGTCGATCCGCGCCATATCTGCGCGGTGCCGGGCAGCGAGATCGGGTTGCGACTGGTCGGCACGCTGGTCGGCGGCGCGGCGCAGCATGTGGTCCCCGCTTATCGCACCCATGGCGCGATGATCGCGGGTAGCACGGCGACCTTGTTCGATGCCGTCGGCGACGGCGATACGCTGATCATCGCCAACCCCAACAATCCCGATGGCCGGGTGATCCGCCATGCCGCAATGCAAGTGCTGTTGCGCGGACGCGGCGACGGCTGGCTGCTGGTCGACGAGGCGTTCGCCGATGCCGATCCGGTGGCAAGCATGGCGTCGCTGGTCAGCGACATGCAGCGGCTGATCGTCTTCCGGTCTTTCGGCAAATTTTTCGGGCTGGCGGGGGTCCGGCTAGGCTTCGTCATCGCGCCGCTAGCCATCATTGCGGCGCTGCGCGAAAGGCTGGGCGCATGGCCGCTGTCGGCGGCCGCCATCGCAATCGGCTTCGATGCCTATACTGACCAAGACTGGATCGCCGCCACGCGCGAGCGACTGCCGCACGACGCCGCCACGCTCGACGCGACGCTGGGGCGCCACGGCTATCGGCCTATCGGCGCCTGCCCGCTGTTCCGCCTGATCGAAGCCGACGACGCGCACGTGCTGTTCGAACGGCTGGCGCGGCGCGCGATCCTGACCCGTCCCTTTGCCAACCAGCCGCGCTGGCTGCGGATCGGCCTGCCCGCCGATGCCGATGCGCTGGCACGGCTCGATGCGGCGCTGGCCGATGGCTGA